DNA from Chloroherpetonaceae bacterium:
AGCTTTGAAAGTTGTGTTTTTGAAAACGGATGGCTTTCGGGTGAGGCTCAGCTTTTTGGGCGAAGTCGATCACTTTCTGATGAAAAGGGCAATCAAGATGAATTGCGTTTTGGAATTTATAAGAAGCGCTTTATTGCCAGAATGAAAAAGCCGGTTGCAGAATCTCAATGGAGTGGGATCATCACCTCAATCGCGACAAAGGCACTGAGCTCAGGACTTATCGAGGGTGTGGTAACACTTCACAGAAGCAAAGCGGATTTCTTTTTCCCGGAACCTGTACTAGCCACAAACCTTGAGGATATTCAAAAAGCAAAAGGAAATAAACCGGTGATTTCACCCGTATTAAAGAGCCTCGAAACGGCTTACGAAAAGGGGTTCAAAAAATTACTTGTTATCGGTGCAAGCTGTCATATTCATGTCTTGAGAGATTTTCAAAAACGACATCCTTATCTCAGAGACATTGAAATTTATACTGTAGGTATTCCCTGTGTGGATAACATCAAGCCAAAAAATCTTCGGTGGATTCTTTCAAAAATTTCCCACAACCATCAAACGGTCAATCATTATGAATTTATGCAGGATTTCACGGTTCACTTAAAGCATCACGATGGCGAGTTAGAAAAAGTTCCTTATTTCAGTTTACCTCAAGAATTAACCCAGACCGATGTTTTTGCTCCAAGTTGTCTCTCATGTTTCGATTACTTTAACAGCCTTTCTGATATTACGGTAGGTTATGCCGGTGCACCGCTTGTGGGAAATGAAAAGCTTCAATGGGTATTTCTTCGAACTGAGAAAGGTGAAGCTTTATTGAATCTCATTGAAACTGAATTGGAGATTTTTCCGGAAGTAAGTGGAGGGAATCGAAAAGAGGCTGTGAAAGAGGGAATTAAAGCATTTATCAATCGATTACATTCAGATAAAATTGAATCGGGAAGAAAAATACCGATTTGGGCGGGGATGCTGCTCGCAAAACTCTTTCAAAAAATCGGGGTGAAAGGGGTGGAATTTGCTCGGTACTCAGTGGATTATCATTTAATTCGAAATTATTTTTTCGTGAAAAAAAATTATCCCGAGAAATTGAAATCGCTTATCCCGCCAAATGTCTATGTGATTTTGAAGGAATACGGCTTTGAGAATGAAAAAAGCTCCTAATACTTGATTTGAGATGATCGAAAAAATAGGTTGCTTAATCAAACAAAATTTCTCTTGAATCGATAACGCTGCCGTATTGGCATAAAAGTTTGTAGGTAAAACCTCCGCCGCTCTTAATTCGAATCGGACAGCCGTAACAAATGCCGATTCCGCAACCCATTGTTGATTCAATTGAGACTTCGCAAGGTATTGAGTTTTCGTTACACAAATTCGAGAGTGCCGAAAGCATCGGGTTTGGACCGCAAGAAAATACGCGAAGTTTTTCACCGTCAAATTTTGGAAGCATTGAACTAAAGAGTTGAACGCTGTTTCCCTTGAATCCCTTGCTGCCATCGTCTGTGGCAACGGAAATATTACTTAGTCCTTTTTCTATAATTTCGGATGCATTTCTTGCGCCAATAATGTTTACTACTTTTTTGCCAAGCTTAAGAAGGGTTTCTTCTAAAAGAGCCATCGGCGCAACACCAATTCCGCCCGAAATCAAAACTGCTGTATCAAAGTCGTTTTTATCGTAACCAAAAGTATTTCCAAGTGGGGCAAGCGTTTGCAGCCGGTCTCCTTTTTTGCAACGGTAAATCAGGTCTGTTCCAATGCCAAC
Protein-coding regions in this window:
- a CDS encoding Coenzyme F420 hydrogenase/dehydrogenase, beta subunit C-terminal domain, with protein sequence MPPYSQFPNKTNGDKDYSPVKTLIPNKPNETLCSSCGLCHIRTWPVKESFESCVFENGWLSGEAQLFGRSRSLSDEKGNQDELRFGIYKKRFIARMKKPVAESQWSGIITSIATKALSSGLIEGVVTLHRSKADFFFPEPVLATNLEDIQKAKGNKPVISPVLKSLETAYEKGFKKLLVIGASCHIHVLRDFQKRHPYLRDIEIYTVGIPCVDNIKPKNLRWILSKISHNHQTVNHYEFMQDFTVHLKHHDGELEKVPYFSLPQELTQTDVFAPSCLSCFDYFNSLSDITVGYAGAPLVGNEKLQWVFLRTEKGEALLNLIETELEIFPEVSGGNRKEAVKEGIKAFINRLHSDKIESGRKIPIWAGMLLAKLFQKIGVKGVEFARYSVDYHLIRNYFFVKKNYPEKLKSLIPPNVYVILKEYGFENEKSS
- a CDS encoding dihydroorotate dehydrogenase electron transfer subunit — protein: MTESPNPTDELLEVLENHHLTESINVVSLHAPTFSKALKAGQFLEIKVSDSLTPLLRRPFSIHSISGETIEIMSKRVGIGTDLIYRCKKGDRLQTLAPLGNTFGYDKNDFDTAVLISGGIGVAPMALLEETLLKLGKKVVNIIGARNASEIIEKGLSNISVATDDGSKGFKGNSVQLFSSMLPKFDGEKLRVFSCGPNPMLSALSNLCNENSIPCEVSIESTMGCGIGICYGCPIRIKSGGGFTYKLLCQYGSVIDSREILFD